The DNA sequence agtgtgggatacttctcttgttgccttatttgtattttgactttattaaatggatttatcttATTATTTGATGCAGCCGCAGTTCCATTATTGACttagtagttgtgtcatcggatttgcggcctcatgttttggacactcgagtgaagagaggggcggagctttctaccgatcaccacctgatgGTGAGCTGGCTCCGATGGAGGATGCCAGACGGacccggcaggcccaaacgcattgtgagggtctgctgggaacgtccagCAGAATCTCCTGTCAGAAAGAGTTTAAATTTCCACCTACGGAaggactttgaacatgtcacgagggaggcactggatattgagtccgagtggaccatgttccgtgcctctgattggagctgtggccttaAGGTGGTTtgtgcctgttgtggcggtaatcctagaacccgctggtggacaccagcagtgagggatggcgtcaagctgaagaaagtgtcctatcgggtccttttggctcatgggactccagaggcagcgcacaggtaccgacaggtcaagcgaagtgcggcttcagcagtcgcggaggcaaaaactcggacacgggaggagtttggggaagtcatggaaaacgacttccggacggcctcgaagcgattctggtccaccatccgccgcctcgggGTACTAGAGGTACTGCTGACCTCTAatgcggctgttgtggatcggtggagggaatacttcgaagacctcctcaatcccaccaacacatcttcctatgaggaagcagtgcctggggaatctgtggtgggctctcctatttctggggctgaggttgccggggTAGTTAAAAAGCAcatcagtggcaaggccccgggggtggctgagatccgcccagagttccttaaggctctggatgctgtggggctgtcttggttgacaagactctgcaacatcgcatggacatcaggggtggtacctctggattggcagaccggggtggtggttcctctcgttaagaaggggaaccggagggtgtgttccaactattgtgggatcacactcctcagccttcccggtaaggtctattcaggtgtactggagaggaggctactccGGATAGTCAAACGTTGGATTCCGGAGGAACagagtggttttcgtcctggtcgtggaacggtagaccagctctatactcttggcagtgaccttgaaggtgcatggtagtttgcccaaccagtctacatgtgctttgtggacttggagaaggcattcgaccgtgtcccccggaagagtcctgtggggagtgctcagagagtatggggtatcatactgtctgattgtggcggtccgctccctgtatgatcagtgtcacagcttggtccgcattgccggcagtaagttggacacgtttccagtgagggttggactccgccaaagctgcactttgtcaccgattctgttcataacttttatgggcagaatttctaggcgcagtcagggcgttgaggggatccggtttggcggctgtaggattaggtctctgctttttgcagatgatgtggtcctcatggcttcatctggccgggatcttcagccCTCGCTGAattggttcacagccgagtgtgaagcgactgggattggaatcagcacctccaagtcccagtccatggttcttgcccgggaaagagtggagttccatctccaggttggcgaggagatcttgccccaagtggaggagttcaagtacctaggagtgttgctcacgagtgggggaagagtggatcgtgaaatcgacaggtggatcgatgcggcgtcttcagtaatgcggacgctgtatcgatccgttgtggtgaagaaggagctgagccgaaaagcaaagctctcaatttaccggtcgatctacgttcccaccctcaccgatggtcatgaactttggtttatgaccgaaaggacaagattacgggtacaagcggccgaaatgagtttcctccgccggatggatggatatttttgcttaaaaaacatatatatatatattttgtccggtccagcttctcaggcaaatcattttgttgatgtagatgccgatATCGGCTGCACaattttactttacaaaagagaagtgtgggattctTCTCTTGTTGcgttatttgtattttgacttgattaaatggatttatattatcatttggtgcagccgggccggagaccTCGTGGTCTCTGGATTTTAAACTGGactaagaggtctcactctgtgcatggctctcagcacctgagcatgtTAATTCCACAGCAGACTTACATGAACAAAGTAAGTTATTCACAACCTTTGGTTCGGCTACTTGCAATTCTCCTCTACACATTTTCCTAGTGTTGGCGACACTCACTTTAATGTTAGAGATGGTCATTTTAATACAATGCTGAAGTACAGGCCCCCATATAGCTGACCGGGATATGCCTGTTATATGATTCTTTAATTTTGGGCCTTTTAGAATCAGCATGTCTTCGTCTATTTGTGTCAAGGAGGTGAAATtaggtctgaaaacctttgacaagtggaCTTCATGTCCATTAGGTCTTTTCAAAGTGCAGAATACCATCCGCCTTAAAcagaatattctactttgaaagtaaactggatcatttattttgtgtatAAGCATGACTTCTTGTCCCACACGAGCAGATTTTAGCTCAATTGAACCGCCTTGTTGTGGCGACCACTAAATATAGAAGCCAGGCggtggaaactgacacattgacttgaaaacaaaaaacgGAACGAGTCTGTCGCCGTGGCGCCGCCGTtccacatccagtggaaatccccggttacacttacaaacgttgcttgacgAGATAAAAGAAGAAACCATACTTCGGGTTCATGGCACGTAGCAAAAGGAAATGCACTTTCAACCCACAGCActcgcagtgagcgaactcgaccACAAGATAGCGCCATAGCAGAGCTAACAATACAGAATACAGATTTACAATGTAAACGACCTAATCTTTTCTCCAACTTTATACATCATACCTCAGGCAGAAGGGAATTTATGGCAatacagattttaggccatattgctcaCCCCTCGTAAAAAGTGGTCTTCTTTTCCTGTGAATGATGTTGTAAAcagcagtgtgtttgttttcaggccaattcgtacattaacttgttattttaagtacatgtaaacttactgaatgcctcatgtgactgagcaaatctggacatttctcaagcatgtttgtcattttgtgtcctgcagacgtctgtgaagaacaatttctgcctgaaaaacaggagagtagcttcaggatgttgaaggaggatccaccaaagaggaagaccaggcaccacggaccctctggcgtctccttttcctctttgacacagaccctgccctgtaaaaaggaagaggaagactcactgatcccccacattaaagaggaagaggaggaacacagcatcagtcaggagggagatcatattgaaggactggtggacttcccagtgactggtgtccctgtgaagagtgaagatgatgaggtcaaaggtgaaagtgaggagaagagagaggcggagcctccaagcagcagctcaacacaacacatgacaacagaagctgatggagaccactgtggaggatcacaagcagacaagatcttagctccactatcagatagtgaggacacaacgtcacactctcctgacactgatgatgaacactctaaagatgatgcaacatgtcacactgacaacactcacttcacttgctctcactgtgacaaaacttttaaataccatagttctctgaaaagacacatgagaacacacactggagaaaaaacttttatctgttcaatctgtagtaaaggttttgtagaaagtcacacattgaaagtacacatgaaaacacacactagtgaaaaaactttttattgttcaatctgtggtaaaggttttacacaatggCAATCTTTCAAAAAAcacttgagaacacacactggtgaaaaacccctttcctgttcaacctgtggtaaaggttttacacaaagtcaacatttgaaaggacacatgagaacacacactggtgaaaaacccttttactgttcaacctgtggtaaaggttttacacaaagtcaaaatTTGAAAACACACTTGAgagtacacactggtgaaaaaccattttcctgttcaaactgtggtaaaggttttacacaaagtcaatatttgaaagtacacatgagaacacacactggtgaaaaacctttttcctgttcaacttgtggtaaagaGTTTACACAAAGTCAGAGTGTGAAAAtgcacatgagaaaacacactggtgaaaaacctttttcctgttcaacttgtggtaaaggaTTTACACAAAGGCAatctttgaaaagacacatgagaagacacccaggagagaaagtgttgagttgcagtgtgtgtggtgaaagattgtcttctaagtaccagtgtaagaaacacaagtgtgctggtgagaacagcagcagcaaatgaaactgcaggatttgaaataaactgtcaagactttaatgttgactttctaacaacatcagcacatataacatgtgtgacattgttgttgtttgtgtaactatctttttaatatgctcctacatttatagattagatagtttgaaatattgaagtattccATATTTGTATTTCTACTTGTTAATGATCCCATAGATTAGCACCTTTATATGATGTACATATGTACTGGTTCACatgtgaaacatcttctggaccacttcaggaagcatattattatttactttatacatcatttgaacacTTGTCTTTTAtaccattttaaaatgtgtgactttatgaattatttgttgggtctctataatccattttattaatgatctttattactctcttttgtaatatgatgattgttttatatgtatgtccccagacctttatgcaatataaaagtgagagaaaaaggctgaattgtttgtggaaggatgtttattttttctttttacaaactTACATTCGTGGATAAAACAAAAATTCCCATTATtgggttttaaacatttttaatgtatgttttctttttaaacatccccaaaacaatatcaatatcatTCAAAGTTTGGAGTGTCAGGCACAAGCCAGTATTGTACATCATCCCACAGACATTTACTTTGCATACTGTAGGAGCCAATTTCCTTATTTGTTCATATTGTTTTTATCTTGTTTTCTCTCATTGATTGCTGGCCTCTGTTCATGCTGAAATGTGTTGACAGGGATGGGACCGTTGCTATAGTGCGGTTGCCATGGTAACGTCATTTAATTGGGTTCAGGTGGGAGCACTCGGGGCGATTGCATGGAGGACACAAACAGTTTTTGGCCGTGCGTGTCGTGACAATGTTCCATTCAAGGTCAGCATACATTAGAATTTTctaaactcggttaagaggaagaacgtttgaaatgcgggctgcgacagacaaaacatgctacaaagtagaacacattctacgtgcacaagggatttaacaacatccacaaaaggcaagaaatgcaatgcagctaataacagcaataagactaacgagcaccatgttttccattggccgaaaatcaacttgtaagtcttgataaaggtctgcaacttgcagcagtttccatggtgtagtggttatcacattcgcctcacacgcgaaaggtcccctgttcgaaacagggtggaaacaaggtctttttactttccttcttacctctataaataagcaaggaaataaatgatagcaaggtcctgtgtttcatcataaagtagtttgcaacatagctgaccacctcatgtacagccgagcacacacgacaccaaatttagagggttctcattaggcagacctcaggcttcaacatcatgaatgctgggttccatgaaaatgtcacgcacaaacctgtgaaatttctcattcattcaagtcactgtattctcagggctttcaatggattgcaactgtactgtttagattgacttataagatgtttaacctctcttttagcaggaatcataggtgtaattcccaaagagttagagaagacagctgcagtctgaatgagtgttggccttgctttcaaattaagaaccagtcaaatagacaactgaaacctaaatcatagcagaggatggtttcgatccatcgacctctgggttatgggcccagcacgcttcagCTGCACCACTCTGCTGTCTTAATCTCCAggatgcttactctggtgaatatccagacaaactacttgtaacaaattgatttggaacccatctgaagtagtgtttctttctgagtcctggttcaatccacatttaaaatggcattttttggaagaaaacattgcagtaaacatcaaactctgtggatcctttgggattttattcaaaatgaatagaatttggcttgcattcatgtggtttgaaaacaaactgagaaagtgttacagaaaaaacttcaagacactgatgggatttgagcccaacatctcctatttaacaaacaggcaccttgactgacagctacagtgcctggaacagcatgggatttcaacacgatgtctataaccctacactgaattaatgatagccaatttgaggcgatagcattgattatcagtcatttacattagtttaaacaagcatggcttgaaagttatgttgcaaacgtttttactagaaacttttttgcaaattta is a window from the Nerophis lumbriciformis linkage group LG28, RoL_Nlum_v2.1, whole genome shotgun sequence genome containing:
- the LOC140680168 gene encoding uncharacterized protein, whose protein sequence is MLKEDPPKRKTRHHGPSGVSFSSLTQTLPCKKEEEDSLIPHIKEEEEEHSISQEGDHIEGLVDFPVTGVPVKSEDDEVKGESEEKREAEPPSSSSTQHMTTEADGDHCGGSQADKILAPLSDSEDTTSHSPDTDDEHSKDDATCHTDNTHFTCSHCDKTFKYHSSLKRHMRTHTGEKTFICSICSKGFVESHTLKVHMKTHTSEKTFYCSICGKGFTQWQSFKKHLRTHTGEKPLSCSTCGKGFTQSQHLKGHMRTHTGEKPFYCSTCGKGFTQSQNLKTHLRVHTGEKPFSCSNCGKGFTQSQYLKVHMRTHTGEKPFSCSTCGKEFTQSQSVKMHMRKHTGEKPFSCSTCGKGFTQRQSLKRHMRRHPGEKVLSCSVCGERLSSKYQCKKHKCAGENSSSK